A stretch of the Candidatus Atribacteria bacterium genome encodes the following:
- a CDS encoding ABC transporter ATP-binding protein, translating to MSEKDIKAGPPIRGLGRGPGSHRSMAMPIEKAKDFRGTLKRLLDYLKPYRVKLIITFLAAIASTFFNIISPKIMGRVTTKLFEGFLLKTKNVPNAAIDFNYILNIIFILIGLYVLSAIFNYIQQY from the coding sequence ATGAGTGAAAAAGATATAAAAGCAGGACCGCCAATTAGAGGATTAGGTCGTGGACCCGGAAGTCATAGAAGTATGGCTATGCCGATAGAAAAAGCCAAAGATTTTAGAGGGACATTAAAACGGTTACTCGATTATTTGAAACCTTATCGAGTTAAGCTTATTATTACTTTTTTGGCGGCTATAGCCAGTACATTTTTTAATATCATCAGTCCAAAAATTATGGGACGAGTAACCACTAAATTATTTGAAGGTTTCCTCCTAAAAACGAAAAATGTGCCCAATGCAGCCATTGATTTTAATTATATTTTAAATATTATTTTCATCTTAATCGGGTTATATGTCCTCAGTGCTATATTTAATTATATTCAACAATATAT